One Nicotiana tomentosiformis chromosome 4, ASM39032v3, whole genome shotgun sequence genomic window carries:
- the LOC138910448 gene encoding uncharacterized protein, translating to MPWFSPMPWFSSRGVSHPLTEEQVKGMLKKYDKNGDGKLSKQELRLAFKEMGLHFCRWKAGKALRFADRNGDGYINDDEISEFVQYASKWDIARSVEYSELAKDIWSELEERYGQADAARVFELKKTLAHISQGSLDIASYFNKIKQLWDEIDALFISRVRSCNNCGFKSDYQKDDDVQKSILLSHEKQRQVSTYPQFFPTSTSFNAEVSKQGFPFKVNFDGKKPLTCKYCKKSGHTIEKCYKLHGYPPNFKFTKGPGSRKTAAHVELKSPGPSANVNSNIGPDSVNLSESDNVSMVPSLTQDQFSQLMMLLQQSYMSLDSFSTPTLMDSANFADSVASDHMTPHKDLLFNLQTLLVPCLVSLPNGYKVKVHLVGSLTLFLNFTIHHVLYVPSFQYNLIFVYKLLEQYNGIVLFTRTLCAIRAPSLKMRLVLGKLDHNLYKLLLSPIQANVKNVNVVDADKTHNSSLFHDFFYPAPSVTSHVSFHPSNSAPYDFAIPLNNYPVSPNPSSSFYESEFPPLRRSYRPHNPPPYLQNYICILPNHSSRSANSTVMSNSSYHHVFEPTTYSQAITIPEWQNAMRKEFEALETNGTWDIVELHKAVKRNWSLFQLDVNNAFLHGDLDDEVFMKLPLGLSVCDVPPDFASTALVCKLKRSLNGLRQASRQWYAKVSQSLSSRGYEHSFNDYSLFTKGSGNALVILVVYVDDIIITRTDLYEIAAGGVLLHHKKFVHDLLKEFHSYDCSSMISSLDMYDKLQADHGDPLPNPETYRCLEVYIVIVIGDLARIVGSPSVVLQFVRGMLRSDFGIVFYSLVSLFCDNQTVIHIAKNHVFHKRTKHIELDCHFVRTQLNEGLLQLLHTSSANQLVDMCKPYTDEEQVKGILKKYDKNRDGKLSKQELRLAFKEMGLHFCRWKAGKPLRFADKNGDGYINEDEISELVQYASKWGFRISWLLSVPGRTGITMPFLQILNSNVWTTEKFKKKSKHGKKARAPKKGGSLHCVGARSMGTTGRLLEKEYGRKMTHDEFFMETHIRKKKASTDPTRRVEDPAETTYWYFPHSRSLEPSPDANTSRCDPLNHADDEASSSEDGGDTIQNTH from the exons atgccTTGGTTCAGTCCAATGCCTTGGTTCAGTTCTAGAGGTGTGAGTCACCCACTAACTGAAGAGCAAGTGAAAGGTATGCTCAAGAAATATGATAAGAACGGAGATGGGAAACTTAGCAAGCAAGAACTCAGGTTAGCTTTTAAAGAGATGGGTTTGCATTTTTGCCGTTGGAAAGCTGGAAAAGCCCTTCGTTTTGCAGATAGAAATGGTGATGGATATATTAACGATGATGAAATTAGTGAGTTCGTCCAGTATGCTTCCAAATGGG ACATTGCTCGTAGTGTTGAGTACTCTGAACTTGCCAAAGATATTTGGAGTGAGTTGGAGGAAAGGTATGGTCAGGCAGATGCTGCAAGGGTATTTGAGCTTAAGAAAACGTTAGCTCACATCTCACAAGGATCACTTGATATTGCCTCATATTTCAACAAAATCAAGCAATTGTGGGATGAAATTGATGCCTTGTTTATCAGTAGAGTCAGGTCTTGCAACAACTGTGGTTTCAAATCTGACTATCAGAAAGATGATGATGTTCAAAAG AGTATACTATTATCACATGAGAAGCAGAGGCAAGTCTCTACCTATCCTCAGTTTTTCCCTACATCTACCTCTTTCAATGCTGAGGTGTCTAAACAGGGTTTCCCTTTCAAAGTTAATTTTGATGGTAAAAAACCTCTTACATGCAAATATTGTAAAAAATCAGGTCATACCATTGAAAAATGCTATAAACTACATGGGTATCCTCCAAACTTCAAGTTCACAAAAGGGCCTGGCAGCAGGAAAACTGCAGCTCATGTTGAATTGAAATCTCCTGGTCCTTCTGCTAATGTGAATTCTAATATAGGTCCTGATTCTGTCAACTTATCTGAGTCTGATAATGTTTCAATGGTCCCTAGTTTGACACAAGATCAATTCTCCCAGCTGATGATGTTACTGCAACAGTCCTATATGTCTCTTGATTCCTTCTCTACTCCCACTCTAATGGATTCTGCTAACTTTGCTG ACTCTGTAGCTTCTGATCACATGACCCCTCATAAGGATTTACTCTTTAATCTGCAAACACTACTTGTACCCTGTCTTGTTTCTTTGCCAAATGGGTACAAAGTCAAAGTTCATTTAGTTGGTTCTTTGACTTTGTTTCTAAATTTCACAATTCATCATGTTCTCTATGTTCCCTCCTTTCAATACAATCTTATTTTTGTTTATAAGTTGTTGGAACAATACAATGGGATTGTTCTGTTTACCAGAACTCTTTGTGCTATACGGGCCCCTTCTCTGAAGATGCGCCTGGTTCTTGGTAAACTGGACCACAATCTCTACAAGCTTTTACTTTCTCCT ATACAAGCAAATGTAAAGAATGTTAATGTTGTTGATGCTGATAAAACACAT AATTCCTCATTGTTCCATGATTTCTTTTACCCTGCCCCATCAGTTACATCTCATGTTTCCTTTCATCCCTCCAACTCTGCTCCTTATGACTTTGCAATACCTCTGAACAATTATCCTGTTTCTCCTAATCCCTCTTCTTCTTTCTATGAATCTGAATTCCCTCCTTTAAGGAGATCATATAGACCTCACAATCCTCCTCCTTATCTGCAGAATTATATCTGCATTCTACCTAATCATAGCTCTAGGTCTGCCAATTCTACTGTTATGTCTAACTCTAGTTATCATCATGTATTTGAGCCTACTACTTATTCTCAGGCAATAACTATCCCTGAGTGGCAGAATGCTATGAGAAAAGAGTTTGAGGCATTAGAGACTAATGGCACTTGGGACATAGTTGAGTTACACAAGG CTGTTAAAAGAAATTGGTCATTATTCCAACTAGATGTTAATAATGCTTTCTTGCATGGGGATTTagatgatgaagtttttatgAAACTTCCACTTGGTCTTTCAGTATGTGATGTGCCCCCTGATTTTGCTTCCACTGCTTTGGTCTGTAAACTAAAAAGATCTTTGAATGGATTGAGACAAGCTTCGAGACAATGGTATGCCAAAGTGTCTCAATctttatcttctagaggctatgagcACTCCTTTAATGATTATTCCCTTTTCACCAAAGGTTCTGGTAATGCTTTGGTAATACTAGTGGTGTATGTTGACGACATTATCATCACTAGGACAGATCTGTATGAGATTGCTGCT GGTGGGGTGTTGCTGCACCATAAAAAGTTTGTGCATGATCTTCTCAAAGAGTTCCATTCCTATGATTGTTCTTCAATGATATCTTCACTTGATATGTACGACAAATTACAGGCTGATCATGGTGATCCCCTGCCCAATCCTGAGACTTATAGGTGTTTGGAGG TGTATATTGTGATAGTGATTGGGGATCTTGCCCGGATAGTAGGAAGTCCATCAGTGGTTTTGCAATTTGTTAGGGGGAT GCTTCGTtctgattttggtattgttttctATTCTCTTGTCAGTCTGTTTTGTGATAACCAGACAGTCATTCACATTGCTAAGAATCATGTCTTCCATAAGCGCACCAAGCACATTGAATTGGACTGCCATTTTGTTCGCACCCAGTTGAATGAAGGTCTGCTTCAGCTGCTTCACACTTCTAGTGCTAATCAGCTCGTTGATAT GTGTAAGCCTTACACTGATGAAGAGCAAGTGAAGGGTATACTCAAGAAATATGATAAGAATAGAGATGGTAAACTTAGCAAGCAAGAACTCAGGTTAGCTTTTAAAGAGATGGGTTTGCATTTTTGCCGTTGGAAAGCTGGAAAACCCCTTCGTTTTGCAGATAAAAATGGTGATGGATATATTAACGAAGATGAGATTAGTGAGCTTGTCCAATATGCTTCCAAATGGGGTTTTAGGATTTCTTGGTT actaagtgtgcctgggaggaccggcataacaatgccattcttgcaaattttgaaTTCAAATGTC TGGACCACTGAGAAGTTCAAGAAGAAGAGTAAACATGGAAAGAAGGCTCGAGCACCTaagaagggtggctccttgcactgtgtgggtgcaaggagcatggggactacggggagactactg gaaaaagaatatgggaggaagatgactcatgatgagtttt
- the LOC138910449 gene encoding uncharacterized protein, whose protein sequence is MKLTNNEAMIEGLELAKSLGEEVIEAKCDSLLVVNQVNGTFKVREERMQRYLDKLQVTLHRFKEWNLQQIPRDQNSEVDALTNLGSSVEDDEFDTGEVREGQAKG, encoded by the exons atgaaattgactaacaacgaggccatgattgaaggCCTTGAACTAGCCAAGAGCTTGGGGgaagaggtgatcgaagccaagtgtgactccctccttgtggtaaaccaagtcaatggAACATTCAAGGtcagagaggaacgaatgcaaagatacttggacaaattacaagtgacattacatcggttcaaagaatggaatttgcaacagatacctcgggatcaaaacagtgaggttgATGCCCTCACTAACTTGGGGTCTTCGGTCGAAGACGACGAGTTCGACACGGGAGAAGtg CGTGAAGGACAAGCTAAGGGTTAA